The following proteins come from a genomic window of Nostoc sp. TCL26-01:
- a CDS encoding acyl-CoA dehydrogenase family protein — MQPLKQYWVAEALEKALGDPGNPENIMSFPQVIDLDEREEFPHEIINWLYNWKLQHYYIPTECGGEFTCFDEFISFVRVLSRRDQTSAIAFTTMFWSYLTWMAGTEEQKRTLASFMKDANGAMCLAYSEKAHGSDLLASDVRAKKVPGGYIFNGEKWPINRATISGVTFVLAKTDEVGGARSLSLFMVEKSKIDPANYSHLPKIFTHGVRGSDMSGIRFQDCFIPESMRLGAEGAGLELALKGFQITRALCAAFSQGAADTALRTTLKFALGRQLYGKTVFDMPQPKRTLTDAFLNILICDCATIGVARGFNTMPEQISVWSAVVKYFVTTTLETVVQNVSVVLGSRFYMREEHDYGIFQKVLRDNSIISMFDGSTVVNLHALLLQLRQLTKSRIKNAGRNQDALPARLAATFDLTQPLPTFDGKKLELVNRGGDDVLQGLELALTSLQNLPADASLNADVLQQIITLTQMVQEELNHLDCQVTESTFQFGHEQAPEVFDLAKQYCVIHTAASCIYMWLYNRHHLGDFFAKGEWLALSLRQLMLTFRPAKALPGRIDDEAVAQELVRLYNDSRMFSIVPFQLAKPQQQETTTDATQRLQLQA, encoded by the coding sequence ATGCAGCCACTAAAGCAATATTGGGTTGCGGAAGCACTAGAAAAAGCTTTAGGCGACCCAGGTAATCCAGAAAATATCATGTCGTTCCCACAAGTCATCGACCTAGATGAACGAGAAGAGTTTCCCCACGAGATCATTAACTGGCTCTACAACTGGAAACTGCAACACTACTACATCCCGACTGAATGCGGTGGCGAATTTACCTGCTTTGATGAGTTTATCTCCTTTGTGCGGGTACTATCCCGACGAGATCAAACGAGTGCGATCGCCTTTACCACAATGTTTTGGTCATACCTCACCTGGATGGCAGGCACAGAGGAACAAAAGCGCACCCTAGCCAGCTTCATGAAAGATGCTAACGGTGCTATGTGCCTTGCCTATTCAGAGAAAGCCCACGGTAGTGACTTACTGGCTAGTGATGTCCGCGCCAAGAAAGTTCCTGGTGGCTACATCTTCAATGGAGAGAAATGGCCGATTAACCGCGCTACCATCTCTGGCGTTACCTTTGTTCTCGCCAAAACAGACGAAGTAGGGGGTGCGCGTAGCCTCTCCCTATTCATGGTAGAAAAAAGCAAAATTGACCCAGCCAACTATAGCCACCTGCCGAAAATTTTCACCCACGGAGTTCGCGGTTCTGACATGAGTGGCATCCGTTTTCAGGACTGCTTCATCCCCGAATCTATGCGATTGGGGGCAGAAGGAGCCGGATTAGAACTTGCCCTCAAAGGTTTCCAAATTACCCGCGCCCTCTGTGCTGCCTTTTCTCAAGGAGCTGCTGACACTGCCTTGCGTACTACCCTGAAGTTTGCTTTAGGACGACAGTTATACGGCAAGACAGTCTTCGATATGCCCCAACCCAAACGCACCTTAACAGATGCGTTTTTAAATATCTTGATTTGCGACTGTGCCACCATCGGCGTGGCTCGTGGGTTTAACACCATGCCAGAGCAAATCAGTGTTTGGTCAGCAGTGGTGAAATATTTTGTCACCACCACCTTAGAAACAGTCGTGCAGAACGTCTCAGTCGTTTTGGGGTCACGCTTCTATATGCGTGAAGAACACGACTACGGCATTTTTCAAAAGGTGTTACGGGACAACTCCATCATCAGTATGTTTGATGGCAGTACAGTTGTTAACCTCCATGCCCTGCTGTTGCAGCTACGTCAGCTCACCAAGTCGCGGATCAAAAATGCAGGACGCAACCAAGATGCACTGCCAGCAAGACTTGCAGCCACCTTTGACCTAACTCAACCTTTGCCCACCTTTGATGGCAAAAAACTCGAACTAGTGAACCGGGGAGGAGATGATGTTCTACAAGGGCTAGAACTAGCGCTGACATCCTTGCAAAATTTACCAGCAGATGCCAGCCTCAATGCTGATGTGTTACAGCAAATCATCACACTGACGCAAATGGTGCAAGAAGAGTTGAATCATCTGGATTGCCAAGTCACAGAATCAACCTTCCAATTTGGGCATGAGCAAGCACCAGAAGTCTTCGACTTAGCCAAACAATATTGCGTAATCCACACGGCGGCTAGCTGTATATATATGTGGCTCTACAATCGCCACCATCTAGGAGACTTCTTTGCCAAGGGAGAGTGGTTAGCCTTAAGCCTGCGCCAGCTGATGCTCACCTTCCGCCCCGCCAAAGCATTGCCCGGACGCATCGACGACGAGGCAGTAGCCCAAGAGTTAGTCCGATTGTACAACGACAGTCGGATGTTTTCCATCGTTCCTTTCCAATTAGCCAAACCTCAACAACAAGAGACAACAACAGATGCAACTCAAAGACTCCAACTCCAAGCCTAA
- a CDS encoding acyl carrier protein yields the protein MQLKDSNSKPNTANAVDTIQGWIINQIAKQLGINAQTIKVTEPLTRYGLDSIDSVTIVGELEDWLSAELPPTLLWDYPTIEKAANYLVNELGISPAQTSATEAPAVNNKPQEAPKEKAWGGLWNKISGS from the coding sequence ATGCAACTCAAAGACTCCAACTCCAAGCCTAATACTGCCAACGCTGTTGACACCATCCAAGGGTGGATTATTAACCAGATTGCTAAACAATTGGGCATCAATGCCCAAACAATCAAAGTTACCGAACCCTTAACCCGCTACGGACTAGATTCCATCGATTCAGTCACAATTGTGGGTGAATTGGAAGATTGGTTGAGTGCCGAACTGCCCCCCACCTTACTTTGGGACTACCCCACTATTGAAAAAGCGGCTAATTATTTGGTGAATGAGCTAGGTATCTCACCTGCCCAAACAAGCGCCACCGAAGCACCTGCGGTGAATAACAAACCCCAAGAAGCCCCCAAAGAAAAAGCTTGGGGTGGTCTTTGGAACAAAATTAGTGGCAGTTAA
- a CDS encoding NAD(P)/FAD-dependent oxidoreductase, with translation MYQLDDEFRNQGRLRQSASSSPHPVRICILGGGFGGLYTALALSKFGKLPSVKYEITLVEQRDHFLFTPLLYEVVTGELQAWEIAPDYKKLLANTNVQFCQTEIQGVDLKQQLVQLDNRTLTYDYLVLAVGKQTWLDGVPGAKEYAQTFRTLADAEHLKEKLRFLAVSNRSVISVGIVGAGPNGVELACKLADRLKHRGKIHLIDRGDGILKTFSQGSQVAAYRALAKRGVHLELDTSIEAIAPDAITLNTQGNTRKLKTDLVLWTAGNQSIPWICELDCQHNPQGLLITSPTLQLVEYPNVLVLGDLADIRDHRGNPIPATAQVAFQQAPHAARNLWAMLRGRPLKSFRYLHLGEMLTLGTNNAVVSSFGITIDGHLGRIIRRGVYIQRLPTFKHQLQVAMRWLINGIFKRLPSGIKRLLRSYWRRQRHQRKSIN, from the coding sequence ATGTATCAGCTAGACGACGAATTTCGCAACCAGGGTAGACTGAGACAATCCGCATCTAGCAGTCCACATCCAGTCCGGATTTGTATTTTAGGTGGTGGGTTTGGTGGATTATATACGGCGTTGGCATTGAGCAAGTTTGGCAAATTGCCGTCTGTCAAATATGAGATCACTTTAGTAGAACAACGGGATCATTTTTTATTTACGCCCCTACTCTACGAAGTGGTAACAGGAGAATTGCAAGCTTGGGAAATTGCCCCTGATTATAAAAAACTCTTGGCAAACACCAATGTCCAATTTTGTCAGACGGAAATTCAAGGTGTTGACCTCAAACAGCAATTAGTCCAGTTGGATAATCGTACACTCACTTACGATTATTTGGTGTTGGCTGTTGGTAAACAGACTTGGTTAGATGGTGTTCCCGGTGCAAAGGAGTATGCGCAAACCTTTCGGACTTTGGCGGATGCGGAACATTTAAAAGAAAAGTTGAGGTTTTTGGCAGTATCAAATCGTTCAGTCATCAGTGTGGGGATTGTGGGAGCTGGGCCTAATGGTGTAGAACTGGCTTGTAAACTAGCCGATCGCTTGAAACATCGCGGTAAAATTCACTTGATTGACCGAGGTGATGGAATTCTCAAAACTTTTTCTCAAGGTAGTCAAGTTGCAGCGTATCGAGCTTTGGCAAAACGCGGTGTGCATTTAGAATTAGACACTAGCATTGAAGCGATCGCTCCTGATGCTATCACTCTCAATACCCAAGGCAACACTCGCAAACTGAAAACAGATTTAGTCTTGTGGACGGCTGGGAATCAGTCTATTCCTTGGATTTGTGAACTAGATTGTCAACACAATCCCCAAGGACTGTTAATCACTTCCCCAACTTTGCAACTAGTCGAGTATCCCAATGTCTTGGTCTTAGGGGATTTAGCTGATATTCGTGACCACCGAGGCAACCCCATCCCCGCAACCGCCCAAGTAGCCTTTCAACAAGCACCTCATGCAGCGCGTAATCTCTGGGCAATGCTCAGAGGTCGTCCCCTGAAATCATTCCGTTACCTGCATTTAGGTGAGATGTTGACATTAGGGACAAATAATGCTGTAGTTTCTAGCTTTGGCATCACTATTGATGGTCATCTCGGTCGAATTATCCGCAGAGGAGTATATATCCAACGTCTGCCAACTTTCAAACATCAATTGCAAGTGGCGATGCGTTGGTTAATCAATGGTATTTTTAAACGATTGCCCAGTGGGATAAAACGGTTGCTCCGGTCGTATTGGCGACGACAAAGACATCAGCGAAAATCAATAAACTAA
- a CDS encoding fasciclin domain-containing protein produces MADIVDIAVGADSFKTLVTAVQAAGLVETLKSPGPFTVFAPNDDAFAKLPPGTIQTLVQNIPQLTRILTYHVVPGKLKQADLAKLGTVISVEGSPIKIDCADGFEVKNATVLAADIEADNGVIHVIDTVILMG; encoded by the coding sequence ATGGCTGATATTGTTGATATTGCAGTTGGTGCGGATTCTTTTAAAACTCTAGTGACGGCTGTACAAGCTGCTGGGTTAGTAGAAACATTAAAAAGTCCAGGCCCCTTTACCGTCTTTGCACCAAATGATGATGCTTTTGCTAAGTTACCACCAGGAACTATACAAACTTTGGTGCAAAATATTCCCCAGTTAACTAGAATCTTAACTTATCATGTCGTTCCGGGAAAGCTCAAACAAGCCGACTTAGCCAAACTTGGCACAGTCATATCTGTAGAAGGTTCACCCATTAAAATAGATTGTGCTGATGGTTTTGAAGTCAAAAATGCCACAGTATTAGCGGCAGATATCGAAGCTGATAATGGTGTCATTCATGTGATCGATACTGTGATTTTGATGGGTTAA
- a CDS encoding HTTM domain-containing protein translates to MVANEQIPKSIWAKKLDEVFGLDLRSLAAFRIGIALVLLADLGIRFGDVVAHYTDAGVMPRSLLAQISKPWHWSLHAISGEPIFQVLLFTIAAVMAIAMLVGYHTRIATIASWVLLISLHNRNPSLIFAADDVLRALMFWAMFLPLGASYSIESALNSANHKLPARVVSGATVALIFQQCFIYIFSAAFKTRSPVWTEGTAVYYSLSFDQYATPIGHFLLNFPALLTLFTYVTLVLEWVAPLLLFVPVRNSFFRMCAVITFVMLHAGFGLTLNLGIFPFLSIFSWLAFLPSSFWHALHKRLQTPARQGLKIYFDADCGFCKKVVHLLRTLLILPGTPLLMAQEYPDIYADMQAYNSWVVEDWQGKRHFKFAGIVYIVSLSPVFFFLVPLLNWKPVMAAGTKFYEAVATNRKIAGRFTKPFKFRPIQVRPSRLLNILALLLLLYTFVWNVSSYAPDAFKRKVWQSTEFVGRATRLDQSWSIFAPGPPRDDGWYVIPGRLQNGSEVDIFRSGNPVSWDKPSLGLRGTIYNNMQWRTYFINLNRAIGQRLYPFYGQYLCRTWNAKHPGEQSLKSFDVYFMDERTVPPGEKQTVEKKQTWQQSCS, encoded by the coding sequence ATGGTTGCTAATGAGCAAATACCCAAGAGCATTTGGGCAAAAAAACTAGATGAAGTGTTTGGATTAGATTTGCGATCGCTAGCGGCGTTTCGCATCGGTATAGCCTTGGTTTTGCTGGCTGATTTGGGGATTCGCTTTGGTGATGTCGTAGCTCATTATACTGATGCAGGGGTGATGCCTCGCAGCTTGCTAGCCCAGATTAGTAAACCTTGGCATTGGTCACTTCATGCTATCAGTGGTGAGCCGATTTTCCAAGTGCTGTTATTTACTATTGCGGCGGTGATGGCGATCGCCATGTTAGTTGGGTATCATACCCGCATCGCTACCATCGCTTCTTGGGTATTGCTGATCTCCCTACATAACCGCAATCCGTCGCTCATTTTTGCTGCCGATGATGTTCTACGTGCCTTGATGTTTTGGGCAATGTTTCTGCCCTTGGGTGCAAGTTACTCGATTGAAAGCGCCCTCAACTCTGCTAACCACAAGCTACCAGCCAGAGTTGTTTCTGGTGCGACAGTGGCGTTGATATTTCAGCAGTGTTTTATCTACATTTTCTCTGCCGCCTTCAAAACCAGAAGCCCAGTTTGGACTGAAGGCACTGCTGTTTACTATTCCCTGAGTTTTGATCAGTATGCTACACCAATCGGTCATTTCCTTCTGAATTTTCCCGCACTTTTAACACTGTTTACCTACGTTACCCTGGTTTTGGAATGGGTAGCCCCTTTGTTACTGTTCGTTCCCGTTCGTAATAGCTTCTTTCGGATGTGTGCCGTGATTACCTTTGTCATGCTGCACGCTGGATTTGGCTTGACTTTGAATTTAGGCATCTTCCCATTTTTAAGTATCTTCAGTTGGTTAGCCTTCCTCCCCAGTTCCTTTTGGCATGCGCTGCACAAACGCCTGCAAACTCCAGCCCGTCAAGGATTGAAAATCTACTTTGATGCTGATTGTGGCTTTTGTAAAAAAGTGGTGCATCTGTTGCGAACACTCTTAATTTTGCCCGGAACGCCGCTACTGATGGCGCAAGAATACCCCGATATCTACGCTGATATGCAGGCTTATAACTCCTGGGTCGTGGAAGATTGGCAAGGTAAACGACATTTTAAGTTTGCTGGGATTGTCTATATCGTTAGCCTCTCACCGGTATTTTTCTTCCTAGTTCCCCTGCTGAACTGGAAACCTGTCATGGCTGCGGGGACAAAGTTTTATGAGGCTGTGGCTACTAACCGCAAAATTGCTGGTAGATTCACCAAACCTTTTAAATTTCGCCCCATTCAAGTACGTCCATCACGATTATTAAATATTCTGGCGTTATTGTTGCTGCTATACACCTTTGTTTGGAATGTGAGTAGTTATGCTCCCGATGCCTTTAAGCGCAAGGTGTGGCAAAGTACAGAATTCGTGGGTAGGGCTACACGCCTAGACCAATCGTGGAGTATATTTGCTCCTGGCCCCCCTAGAGATGATGGTTGGTATGTAATTCCCGGTCGGTTGCAAAATGGTAGTGAAGTAGATATTTTCCGGAGTGGTAATCCTGTGAGTTGGGATAAGCCTAGCTTGGGATTACGGGGAACGATATACAACAATATGCAGTGGCGTACCTATTTTATCAATTTGAATCGGGCGATCGGTCAGCGACTTTATCCGTTCTATGGTCAATATCTCTGCCGTACTTGGAATGCTAAACATCCTGGTGAGCAAAGTCTCAAGAGTTTTGATGTTTACTTTATGGATGAACGCACAGTTCCACCAGGGGAAAAGCAAACTGTTGAGAAAAAACAGACTTGGCAGCAGTCTTGTTCTTAG
- a CDS encoding HdeD family acid-resistance protein, with protein sequence MRNNLYSTRISNRLAKNWWTLTLRGAIAIIFGLVALAWPTLTLTALVYLFATFWLAGGVLLAIAALREHLYDTHNWLLLLEGVVGIAVGMLAFIWPGVTAFVLLYLIAAWAIVTGVLEMITALQLRQAMENEWLPAVTGLVSLIFGVMLIIWPVAEALAILWLIAAYAILFGTLLLILGFKLRSWHNQHQIS encoded by the coding sequence ATGAGAAACAACCTTTACTCAACGAGAATCAGCAATCGCCTAGCTAAAAATTGGTGGACATTAACCTTGAGAGGAGCGATCGCCATTATATTTGGCTTAGTGGCTTTAGCATGGCCAACTCTGACACTAACAGCACTGGTATACCTCTTTGCTACCTTTTGGCTAGCTGGAGGAGTATTATTAGCGATCGCGGCATTGAGAGAGCATCTCTACGATACTCACAATTGGTTGCTGTTACTCGAAGGCGTTGTGGGGATTGCCGTCGGTATGCTAGCTTTTATTTGGCCGGGCGTAACTGCATTTGTCTTACTCTATCTGATTGCCGCTTGGGCAATTGTCACAGGTGTCTTGGAAATGATTACAGCCCTGCAACTGCGACAAGCAATGGAAAATGAGTGGTTACCAGCAGTAACTGGACTTGTCTCGCTCATCTTCGGTGTGATGTTGATTATCTGGCCTGTCGCTGAAGCATTAGCTATTTTATGGTTGATTGCTGCCTATGCCATTCTATTTGGCACACTGCTGTTGATTCTGGGCTTCAAGTTACGTAGTTGGCACAATCAGCACCAGATTTCTTAG
- a CDS encoding MBOAT family protein, whose protein sequence is MNFSEFSFWWVLLLFSIPYFTVRYVAKSMQLWRGSFDAIGLAAMSLLLFVNASRSSFAIFVCEIIFNYVMVWWMLRQQGWKAKAIASTVIIIDIVILAYFKYLNFFVEDVLGLIVPGLSASWQSKSIPGMGSIPPGLSFYTFQMVAFVVDSYTSKKKRAIGALDYVNFVSFFPQVVAGPIERRGDLFPQIESFRFKFTLDNFEAGFRWLSLGLFMKFVLADNISPYIKIDQAQNPWLVWFFAFLFTLQIYFDFGGYSFIALGLAKFLGVNLTINFLAPYTSQSINEFWRRWHVTLSTWFRDYVFLPLMGKNMKWAPFYLFITFTLSGFWHGAAWNFILWGAYHGLLLLVLRYAGRPFYKFVGQQRFLMPQFISWALTFGSVILGCLFFMETKTPRLVEKLQTIVTPWAYSLSNLGEALTFFQGNEAIALGFTLVLASAVLLMEHIGVWQQRACEYDLLLSPWVSRVLLALTILLAANTPSPFIYFEF, encoded by the coding sequence TTGAATTTCTCAGAGTTTTCCTTCTGGTGGGTGCTGTTGCTGTTTAGCATCCCTTATTTTACAGTCCGCTATGTTGCCAAGTCCATGCAACTTTGGCGCGGCTCCTTTGATGCGATTGGCTTGGCGGCGATGTCTTTGCTGTTGTTTGTCAACGCATCTCGTTCTAGCTTTGCCATCTTCGTCTGTGAAATTATTTTCAACTACGTTATGGTGTGGTGGATGCTGCGCCAACAAGGCTGGAAAGCTAAAGCGATCGCCTCTACTGTCATCATCATTGATATCGTTATTCTCGCTTACTTCAAATATTTAAACTTTTTTGTCGAAGATGTTTTAGGGCTAATAGTCCCAGGATTATCAGCCAGTTGGCAATCTAAAAGTATTCCTGGTATGGGTTCCATCCCGCCTGGATTGTCTTTTTACACCTTCCAAATGGTGGCATTTGTCGTTGACTCCTACACCAGTAAGAAAAAACGTGCCATTGGTGCATTAGATTATGTCAACTTTGTCTCCTTCTTCCCGCAAGTTGTCGCCGGTCCCATTGAACGCCGGGGAGATTTGTTTCCGCAAATTGAATCATTCCGGTTTAAATTCACTCTAGACAACTTTGAAGCAGGTTTTCGTTGGCTATCTCTAGGGCTATTTATGAAGTTTGTCCTAGCCGATAATATTTCCCCTTACATCAAAATTGATCAAGCTCAGAATCCTTGGCTGGTATGGTTTTTTGCCTTCTTATTTACATTACAAATTTACTTTGATTTTGGTGGATATAGTTTTATTGCTCTGGGTTTAGCCAAATTTTTGGGTGTTAACTTAACGATTAATTTCCTTGCGCCTTACACCTCCCAAAGCATCAACGAGTTTTGGCGGAGGTGGCACGTTACTCTTAGTACGTGGTTCCGAGATTATGTCTTTTTGCCACTCATGGGTAAAAACATGAAGTGGGCCCCATTTTATTTATTTATTACTTTCACTCTCTCTGGTTTCTGGCATGGGGCTGCTTGGAATTTTATTCTTTGGGGAGCTTACCACGGATTATTGTTGCTGGTACTGCGTTATGCTGGACGACCTTTTTATAAGTTTGTGGGACAGCAACGGTTCTTAATGCCGCAGTTTATTTCTTGGGCATTGACTTTTGGTTCGGTGATTTTGGGTTGTCTGTTCTTTATGGAAACCAAGACACCGCGTCTTGTGGAAAAGTTACAGACAATCGTTACGCCTTGGGCATATTCTCTATCTAATCTGGGGGAAGCTTTGACTTTCTTCCAAGGTAATGAGGCGATCGCTTTGGGGTTTACTTTAGTATTAGCCTCGGCGGTGTTGTTGATGGAGCATATCGGTGTTTGGCAGCAGCGTGCGTGTGAATATGATTTGTTGCTGTCTCCTTGGGTGTCGCGGGTGTTGTTGGCGTTAACGATTTTGCTGGCGGCAAATACGCCTTCTCCGTTTATTTATTTTGAGTTTTAG
- a CDS encoding fatty acyl-AMP ligase, whose amino-acid sequence MTNVSTLVELLRSRATHEPDKLAYMFLVDGKTPGPTLTYGELDRLARAIGAQLQQHKAKGERALLLYPQGLEVMAAFLGSLYAGVIAIPAPPPDAGRLKRALPRLRAIVKDADAKFVLTNQHLLSTLQAAKEDFPEFEEMNWFAIEDTDLDLADQWQDPQVSPETLAYLQYTSGSTSTPKGVMISHHNIMHHCGYLQKACGYDAESVSVTWMPYFHDYGLVEGLTVPIYNGHPCYVMSPMAFIKQPLRWLQAIANYRGTHSQAPNFAYEQCVRRVTEEQKATLDLSSWVAAGNAAEPINPRVLEEFFEKFADCGFRWESFAPAYGLAENTLLVSTSPRQVSPVLCLVEKSQIEQNKIVEATSWHEGVRAIPGCGQLVCDTQVAIVNPDSLVRCAPDEVGEVWVADPSVAGGYWHRPQESESTFRAKITRETDTTTYLRTGDLGFMRGGELFITGRIKDLIIIRGTNHYPQDLEWTVQQIHPALRPDYGAAFSIEVDGVEQLVIVQEVKRNPEAFDPDEILTSIKQAIAEIHELQVYAVALVKPGNVLKTSSGKIQRRACKTSFLTGELEVLADWSESPKFTASYRQLQGEVDSLLQKVQVTH is encoded by the coding sequence ATGACAAACGTTTCCACCCTGGTCGAACTACTACGCTCTCGTGCTACTCATGAGCCGGACAAGCTTGCTTATATGTTCCTCGTTGATGGGAAAACACCAGGCCCCACACTCACCTATGGAGAACTAGATCGTCTAGCCCGTGCCATTGGCGCACAATTGCAGCAACACAAAGCCAAAGGCGAAAGAGCGTTGCTGCTTTATCCCCAAGGTTTAGAAGTGATGGCAGCATTTCTGGGTAGTCTCTACGCTGGAGTCATTGCCATACCCGCCCCACCCCCTGATGCTGGGAGGTTAAAACGTGCATTACCACGTTTAAGGGCAATTGTCAAGGATGCCGACGCTAAATTTGTCCTGACGAATCAGCACTTGCTGAGTACACTGCAAGCAGCCAAAGAAGATTTTCCCGAATTTGAGGAGATGAATTGGTTTGCCATTGAAGATACAGACCTAGACCTAGCAGACCAATGGCAAGATCCGCAAGTTAGCCCAGAAACCCTGGCATATCTGCAATATACCTCCGGCTCCACTTCCACCCCAAAAGGTGTGATGATCAGCCACCACAACATCATGCATCATTGTGGGTATCTACAAAAAGCCTGTGGTTATGATGCCGAGAGTGTTTCTGTCACCTGGATGCCTTACTTCCATGATTACGGGTTGGTAGAAGGTTTAACTGTACCCATTTACAACGGACATCCTTGTTATGTCATGTCCCCAATGGCTTTTATTAAACAGCCGTTGCGCTGGTTACAAGCGATCGCTAATTATCGGGGGACTCACAGCCAAGCACCAAACTTTGCTTACGAACAGTGCGTTCGACGTGTCACTGAGGAGCAAAAAGCTACCCTGGATCTGAGCAGTTGGGTAGCGGCAGGTAATGCCGCCGAACCAATTAATCCCAGAGTATTAGAAGAATTTTTTGAGAAATTTGCCGACTGTGGTTTCCGATGGGAAAGCTTTGCTCCCGCCTATGGATTGGCAGAAAATACCCTGTTAGTATCCACCAGCCCTAGACAAGTATCACCTGTACTCTGCTTGGTAGAAAAGTCCCAGATTGAGCAGAACAAGATTGTCGAGGCGACTAGTTGGCATGAAGGAGTCAGAGCCATACCGGGATGTGGTCAGTTAGTGTGTGACACTCAAGTAGCAATTGTCAACCCTGATAGCCTGGTTCGTTGCGCCCCTGATGAAGTAGGAGAGGTTTGGGTAGCAGATCCCAGCGTAGCAGGCGGTTACTGGCATCGTCCCCAAGAAAGTGAAAGTACTTTCCGCGCCAAGATTACCAGGGAAACAGATACAACAACCTACCTACGAACAGGGGATTTAGGCTTTATGCGGGGTGGTGAGTTGTTCATCACCGGACGGATTAAAGACTTAATCATCATCCGGGGTACAAACCACTATCCTCAAGACTTAGAGTGGACAGTCCAGCAAATTCATCCTGCCCTCCGTCCCGATTACGGTGCGGCGTTCTCCATTGAGGTGGATGGAGTAGAACAACTGGTGATTGTCCAAGAAGTGAAACGTAACCCAGAAGCATTTGATCCAGATGAGATACTCACCAGTATTAAACAAGCGATCGCCGAAATCCACGAACTGCAAGTTTACGCTGTTGCCCTAGTGAAGCCAGGAAATGTCCTGAAAACTTCCAGTGGCAAAATTCAACGCCGCGCTTGTAAAACTAGCTTCCTCACTGGTGAATTGGAAGTGTTAGCAGATTGGAGCGAAAGCCCCAAATTTACAGCCAGTTATCGGCAACTGCAAGGGGAAGTAGACTCTTTGCTGCAAAAGGTGCAAGTTACTCACTAA